The proteins below come from a single Magallana gigas chromosome 10, xbMagGiga1.1, whole genome shotgun sequence genomic window:
- the LOC105331234 gene encoding tripartite motif-containing protein 2-like isoform X2 produces the protein MDPRRTAQDVLRCDLCETPVAPMYCDICLIHLCKACVGEHLSEFDKEHKIVPFEKRGSSTKCPNHSLKICELYCEQCDIPICVQCTSSTQHQGHTFVYIVKILEKQRSVLQKDLLELEKFIYPKYQEIALSIPVQKSTHNTTSQKIASDISKHGEEMHRQIDVIIKKLNSDLDEMDSKYLAALNKHEDEIKHMLSDITQTIADLKKMLNSDDVGLVSAYKSRNAEFRRLPPKLTVTLPSFSPQKIDKQQISAHFGSLSELSIETKEQNYTMDSSSTVHSTPKRSLIDVPQIITEIKTDYKYAENVSCLSDEDIWIRGNSNILKLYNLQRGLLKSFKPKSGHCADDIAVTGNGDLVYTDERNRTVNIVKKKKIETVITLQGWIPRGVCSTSRGDILVAMNNDNWQTPSKVVRYSDFTEKQSIQYNDNGQALYSSFNFAKYISENRNLDICVSDWGAREVVVVNQAGKFRFTYTGLPSSAKKPFYPYGITTDSQSHILIADLGNHDIHIVDRDGQFLRFIDNCHLENPSGLCVDTQDNLFVADSKTCKVKNIQYYK, from the coding sequence ATGGACCCTCGACGTAccgcccaggatgtgttacggtgtgaTCTCTGTGAGACACCGGTTGCCCCTATGTACTGCGACATTTGCCtgatacatctgtgtaaagcatgtgtgggggaacatctctcCGAGTTTGACAAAGAACACAAAATTGTACCATTTGAAAAGCGGGGATCTTCAACTAAATGCCcaaatcattctttaaaaatatgtgaaCTTTACTGTGAACAATGCGACATTCCAATATGCGTGCAGTGCACTTCTTCCACACAACATCAAGGTCATACATTTGTCTACATAGTGAAAATTCTGGAAAAACAGAGGTCAGTTTTACAGAAAGATTTACTAGAATTAGAGAAGTTTATTTACCCCAAATATCAAGAGATTGCATTAAGTATTCCGGTTCAGAAAAGTACCCATAATACAACTTCACAGAAGATTGCCTCGGATATCAGCAAACATGGAGAAGAAATGCACAGACAAATAGATGTAATTATCAAGAAACTAAACTCTGATCTTGATGAAATGGACTCCAAATACTTGGCTGCCTTAAATAAACATGAAGATGAAATCAAACACATGCTATCGGATATCACACAGACAATTGCAgatctgaaaaaaatgttaaattccgATGACGTCGGccttgtctctgcctacaaatccagaaACGCGGAATTCAGAAGATTACCACCTAAACTGACGGTAACTTTACCAAGCTTTTCTCCCCAGAAAATTGACAAACAACAAATATCTGCACACTTTGGCTCTCTATCAGAATTATCTATCgaaacaaaagaacaaaactACACAATGGATTCTTCGAGTACTGTGCACTCTACACCAAAGAGGTCCCTTATTGATGTGCCACAGATCATCACAGAGATAAAAACCGATTATAAATATGCTGAAAatgtgtcctgtctgagtgatgaggaCATCTGGATTCGGGGTAACAGCAACATTTTGAAACTGTACAACCTCCAGAGAGGGCTACTGAAGTCTTTCAAACCCAAGTCAGGTCACTGTGCAGATGACATAGCAGTGACAGGAAACGGGGATCTCGTATATACTGATGAAAGaaatagaactgtgaacattgtgaagaaaaaaaaaatagagacaGTGATCACACTACAGGGATGGATACCTcgcggtgtctgtagtacctcccgTGGTGATATCCTGGTTGCTATGAACAATGATAATTGGCAAACACCatcaaaagttgtgcgttattCTGACTTCACTGAAAAACAAAGTATACAGTACAATGACAATGGACAAGCTCTCTattcatcatttaattttgcTAAATACATCAGCGAAAACAGGAATCTAGATATATGTGTGTCTGATTGGGGAGCACGTGAAGTAGTGGTAGTCAACCAGGCAGGCAAATTCCGATTTACGTACACTGGTCTTCCCTCTTCTGCAAAGAAACCATTCTATCCATATGGCATCACTACAGACAGCCAAAGTCATATCCTGATAGCAGATCTTGGCAACCACGATATCCACATTGTCGATAGAGACGGCCAGTTTCTCCGATTTATTGACAACTGCCATTTGGAGAATCCTTCCGGTCTATGTGTAGACACACAAGACAATCTCTTTGTGGCTGATAGCAAAACATGTAAAGTAAAGAATATTCAATATTACAAGTAA